From the Pirellulales bacterium genome, one window contains:
- a CDS encoding valine--tRNA ligase, translated as MSSPTQELPKQYDPGPVQRRWIRVWEDRGYGHAEPDLAGDPQRSRAFCVVIPPPNVTGALHLGHALNNTLQDILVRRRRMQGYHALWMPGTDHAGIATQAVVERRLLTEENKTRHDLGREALVARIWKWKHDYEARILEQLKQMGCSCDWERTRFTLDETCARAVRHTFFRMFSRRLIYRGQRMVNWDTFLQTAVSDDEVFHETVKGHFWQLRYPVVDPQPGEPTHVTIATTRPETMLGDTAVAVHPDPAGALDQAEAELREKHAAAPAKQQPEIEREIEALRQRRTEMLPLLVRLRDMARAGRKVRLPLMNREIPLVADVWAKPELGTGAVKITPAHDPNDYEVGLRQKLPMLNILTLDGRMNDRCGAYSGLTIKQAREKVVADLQAQGLLGDVEDREIDLAHSDRSKTPIEPLLTDQWFVKMEQLAQSAMDAVSDGRVQITPARYAKGYLDWLSEKRDWPVSRQLWWGHRIPIWYAPAATEADLQRAFAGRDDVSWYYDADYGHWLICSRDDDLAEDAIPGQQIKQDPDVLDTWFSSALWPHSTLGWPESTPELAYFYPTSVLVTSRDIITLWVARMVLTGLLNVGDVPFRRVYIHPKILDGYGETMSKSKGNGVDPLDVIEKFGADALRFGLAYLATETQDVRMPVEFECPHCQAGIEQTKKTRVLARVECPKCGRPFSTQWATKPEDVDLPRAAVISERFELARNFCNKLWNASRFALLNLEGYAAAEVRDAELAVEDRWILSRLATVTQRVDEAIEQFRFADAARELYDFAWDEFCSYYVEMIKARLQAPASRAVAQRVLAHTLDTLLRLLHPLVPFITEEIWSLLGEAAPRRGLSASAEPAAASIMVAPWPAADLRRRDEAIEVQFARFTQALTGLRDVRARQNIAPKKPIEFVARTDAATTALLEPMAAYFAALAGATARAWGPDATIPSPSAHFAIAGGEIHVDLAEFIDIPAEIARNEKELEKLQGLLANKEKKLSNEAFVSRAPAEVVAQERASLEETRQRIAAMQATLADLRRRA; from the coding sequence ATGTCCTCCCCCACCCAAGAGCTACCGAAGCAGTACGACCCAGGGCCCGTCCAGCGACGCTGGATTCGGGTCTGGGAGGACCGCGGCTACGGCCACGCCGAGCCCGATCTGGCCGGCGATCCGCAGCGCAGCCGGGCATTTTGCGTGGTGATCCCCCCGCCGAACGTGACCGGGGCCCTGCACCTGGGTCATGCGCTGAACAACACGCTGCAAGACATCCTGGTCCGCCGGCGGCGGATGCAGGGCTACCACGCCCTGTGGATGCCAGGCACCGACCATGCCGGCATCGCCACGCAGGCGGTCGTCGAACGGCGGCTGCTGACCGAGGAGAACAAGACCCGGCACGACCTGGGGCGCGAGGCCCTCGTCGCGCGGATCTGGAAATGGAAACACGACTACGAGGCCCGGATTCTCGAGCAGCTCAAGCAGATGGGCTGTAGCTGCGACTGGGAACGCACGCGGTTCACGCTCGACGAGACGTGTGCCCGGGCCGTGCGGCACACGTTTTTTCGCATGTTCAGTCGGCGCTTGATCTACCGCGGCCAGCGGATGGTCAACTGGGACACCTTCCTGCAGACGGCCGTCAGCGACGACGAGGTGTTTCACGAGACGGTCAAGGGACACTTCTGGCAGTTGCGCTATCCGGTGGTCGACCCGCAGCCGGGCGAGCCGACGCACGTGACCATCGCCACGACGCGCCCCGAGACGATGCTGGGCGACACGGCCGTGGCGGTGCATCCCGACCCGGCGGGGGCCCTCGACCAGGCCGAGGCCGAGCTGCGCGAGAAGCATGCCGCCGCGCCGGCCAAGCAGCAGCCCGAAATCGAGCGCGAAATCGAGGCCCTGCGCCAGCGCCGCACGGAGATGCTGCCGCTGCTGGTGCGGCTGCGCGACATGGCGCGCGCCGGTCGCAAGGTGCGGTTGCCGCTGATGAACCGCGAGATTCCGCTCGTGGCCGACGTCTGGGCCAAGCCCGAGCTGGGCACCGGTGCGGTCAAGATCACCCCGGCGCACGATCCGAACGACTACGAAGTCGGTCTGCGCCAGAAGCTGCCGATGCTCAACATCCTCACGCTCGACGGGCGGATGAACGATCGCTGCGGGGCGTACTCCGGCCTGACGATCAAGCAGGCCCGGGAAAAGGTGGTCGCCGATCTCCAGGCCCAGGGGCTGTTGGGCGACGTCGAGGATCGCGAGATCGACCTGGCGCATTCCGACCGTTCGAAGACGCCGATCGAGCCGCTGCTGACCGACCAGTGGTTCGTGAAGATGGAACAGTTGGCGCAAAGCGCAATGGACGCCGTGAGCGACGGGCGCGTGCAGATCACGCCGGCGCGGTACGCCAAGGGGTACCTCGACTGGCTGAGCGAAAAGCGCGACTGGCCCGTCAGCCGGCAGTTGTGGTGGGGCCACCGGATCCCGATCTGGTATGCCCCCGCGGCGACCGAGGCCGATCTCCAACGGGCCTTCGCTGGGCGCGACGACGTGAGCTGGTACTACGACGCCGACTATGGCCACTGGCTGATCTGCTCGCGCGACGACGACCTGGCCGAAGACGCGATTCCCGGCCAGCAGATCAAGCAAGACCCCGACGTGCTCGACACTTGGTTCAGCTCGGCCCTGTGGCCGCACTCGACGTTGGGCTGGCCCGAGTCGACGCCCGAGCTGGCCTATTTCTACCCGACGAGCGTGCTGGTCACGAGCCGCGACATCATCACGCTGTGGGTCGCGCGGATGGTACTCACCGGCCTGTTGAACGTGGGCGACGTGCCGTTCCGGCGGGTCTACATCCACCCGAAGATTCTCGACGGGTATGGCGAGACGATGTCGAAATCGAAGGGCAACGGCGTCGACCCGCTCGACGTCATCGAAAAGTTCGGCGCCGACGCGCTGCGCTTCGGGCTGGCCTATCTGGCCACCGAGACGCAGGACGTGCGGATGCCGGTCGAGTTCGAGTGCCCCCATTGCCAGGCCGGGATCGAGCAGACGAAGAAAACCCGGGTGCTCGCGCGGGTCGAATGTCCCAAGTGCGGCCGGCCGTTTTCGACGCAATGGGCCACGAAGCCCGAAGACGTCGACCTGCCGCGCGCGGCGGTGATCAGCGAGCGGTTCGAGCTGGCCAGGAATTTCTGCAACAAGCTCTGGAACGCCTCGCGGTTCGCGCTGTTGAATCTCGAAGGTTACGCGGCGGCCGAGGTGCGCGACGCCGAATTGGCCGTCGAGGACCGCTGGATTCTCAGCCGGCTGGCGACGGTCACGCAGCGCGTCGACGAGGCGATCGAGCAGTTCCGTTTTGCCGACGCGGCCCGCGAGCTGTACGACTTCGCCTGGGACGAGTTCTGCAGCTATTACGTCGAGATGATCAAGGCCCGGCTGCAGGCCCCGGCGAGTCGTGCGGTGGCGCAGCGCGTGCTGGCCCACACGCTCGATACGCTGCTCCGGCTGCTGCACCCGTTGGTGCCGTTCATCACCGAGGAAATCTGGTCGCTGCTGGGCGAGGCGGCGCCGCGGCGCGGCTTGTCGGCCAGCGCCGAACCGGCGGCCGCGTCAATCATGGTCGCCCCTTGGCCCGCGGCCGACCTGCGCCGGCGGGACGAGGCAATCGAGGTCCAGTTTGCACGCTTCACCCAGGCGCTCACCGGCCTGCGCGACGTACGGGCCCGGCAGAACATCGCGCCGAAGAAGCCGATCGAGTTCGTCGCCCGGACCGACGCGGCGACGACGGCGCTGCTCGAACCGATGGCGGCCTACTTCGCGGCGTTGGCCGGGGCCACGGCCCGCGCCTGGGGCCCCGACGCGACGATTCCCTCGCCCAGCGCGCATTTCGCGATCGCCGGGGGCGAGATCCACGTCGACCTGGCCGAGTTCATCGACATCCCGGCCGAGATTGCCCGCAACGAAAAAGAGCTGGAAAAGCTCCAGGGGCTGCTGGCCAACAAGGAAAAGAAACTGTCCAACGAAGCGTTCGTGAGCCGCGCGCCGGCCGAGGTCGTGGCCCAGGAACGGGCTTCGCTCGAAGAGACCCGGCAGCGCATCGCGGCGATGCAGGCCACGCTGGCCGATCTCCGCCGGCGGGCGTGA
- a CDS encoding DUF1232 domain-containing protein has translation MRPALELYYTARSPETPLSAKLQAGAALAYLILPLDLLPDVLAGVGYTDDVAALLATILALNAYISPAIREQAAAKAEALFGADVT, from the coding sequence GTGCGGCCCGCGTTGGAACTTTACTATACCGCCCGGAGCCCGGAAACTCCGCTTTCGGCGAAGCTGCAGGCCGGGGCGGCGCTCGCCTACTTGATCCTGCCTTTGGACCTGCTGCCCGACGTCCTGGCAGGCGTGGGCTACACCGACGACGTGGCCGCCCTGCTGGCGACTATCCTGGCGCTGAACGCCTACATCAGCCCAGCGATCCGGGAACAAGCCGCGGCGAAGGCCGAGGCGCTGTTTGGCGCAGATGTAACGTAA
- the cimA gene encoding citramalate synthase, translating into MRRVQIYDTTLRDGSQGEGINFSLHDKLLFTQRLDDLGFDYVEGGYPLSNEKDEQYFRRVQELDLKHVKICAFGMTRRKGVSAANDPGMIALLDSGAKVITLVGKTWDFHVTEVLRVSLEENLEMIADSVRLMRAEGREVIYDAEHFFDGWRANPDYARQTLQAAAEAGAQLLVLCDTNGGSMPEQIVERLSAARAATPVPVGIHCHNDCELAVANSLAAVDAGAVQVQGTINGFGERCGNADLITVVANLALKKQGYEVLSGGGVEHLTGLSRFVYELVNMNYRGNQPFVGASAFAHKGGMHVHAVNRVASTYEHIPPERVGNERRVLVSELSGRSNIIALTTKYNIQSDPKLMEEILRQVVALENAGYQFEAADGSFDLLVRRCVGTYQRWFERLNYHVSVETDSTGQVTTEATVKLRVGEEVRHEVAEGDGPVNALDNALRKALAATFPQLADMHLVDYRVRVINSEAATAAGVRVQIESRDAHDVWGTVGVSENIIEASWMALVDSIEYKLFKDESKPASSKTADVPAADLVSR; encoded by the coding sequence ATGCGACGCGTGCAAATCTACGACACGACCCTCCGCGACGGCAGCCAGGGCGAGGGGATCAACTTCTCGCTGCACGACAAACTGCTGTTCACTCAGCGGCTCGACGATTTGGGCTTCGACTATGTCGAAGGCGGCTACCCGCTGTCGAACGAAAAAGACGAGCAGTATTTCCGCCGCGTCCAAGAGCTGGACTTGAAGCACGTCAAGATCTGCGCCTTCGGCATGACGCGGCGCAAGGGCGTCTCCGCGGCCAACGACCCGGGCATGATCGCCCTGCTCGATTCGGGCGCCAAGGTGATCACGCTCGTCGGCAAGACCTGGGACTTTCACGTGACCGAGGTCTTGCGCGTCTCGCTCGAGGAAAATCTCGAGATGATCGCCGACAGCGTCCGGCTGATGCGGGCCGAGGGGCGCGAAGTGATCTACGACGCCGAGCACTTCTTCGACGGCTGGCGGGCCAACCCCGACTATGCCCGGCAAACCCTGCAGGCTGCGGCCGAGGCCGGCGCCCAACTGCTCGTGCTTTGCGACACCAACGGCGGCAGCATGCCCGAGCAGATCGTCGAACGGCTCTCGGCGGCGCGGGCCGCCACGCCGGTGCCCGTCGGCATTCATTGCCACAACGATTGCGAGCTGGCCGTGGCCAATTCGTTGGCCGCGGTCGATGCCGGCGCCGTGCAGGTGCAGGGCACGATCAACGGCTTCGGCGAGCGGTGCGGCAACGCCGATCTGATCACGGTCGTGGCCAACCTGGCGCTCAAGAAGCAGGGCTACGAGGTGCTCTCCGGCGGCGGTGTCGAGCACCTGACCGGGTTGTCGCGGTTTGTGTACGAGCTGGTGAACATGAACTATCGCGGCAACCAGCCGTTCGTGGGCGCCAGCGCCTTTGCCCACAAGGGTGGCATGCACGTGCATGCCGTCAATCGCGTGGCCAGCACCTACGAGCACATCCCGCCCGAACGCGTGGGCAACGAGCGGCGCGTGCTGGTGAGCGAGCTGTCGGGCCGGTCGAACATCATCGCCCTGACCACGAAATACAACATCCAGAGCGACCCGAAGCTGATGGAGGAGATCCTCCGCCAGGTCGTGGCCCTGGAAAACGCCGGTTACCAGTTCGAGGCGGCCGACGGATCGTTCGACTTGCTGGTGCGGCGCTGCGTGGGCACCTACCAGCGCTGGTTCGAGCGACTCAACTACCATGTCTCGGTCGAGACCGACAGCACGGGCCAGGTGACGACCGAGGCCACGGTCAAACTACGCGTCGGCGAAGAAGTGCGCCACGAGGTGGCCGAAGGCGACGGGCCGGTGAACGCGCTGGACAATGCCCTGCGCAAGGCCCTCGCGGCCACGTTCCCGCAATTGGCCGATATGCACCTGGTCGACTACCGGGTACGGGTGATCAACAGCGAGGCGGCCACAGCCGCGGGCGTCCGGGTGCAGATCGAAAGCCGCGACGCCCACGACGTCTGGGGCACCGTCGGCGTGAGCGAAAACATCATCGAAGCGAGCTGGATGGCGCTGGTCGACAGCATCGAGTACAAGCTGTTCAAAGACGAGTCGAAGCCGGCTTCCAGCAAGACCGCGGATGTTCCTGCTGCAGACCTGGTCTCGCGATGA